Below is a genomic region from Flammeovirgaceae bacterium SG7u.111.
TGAACAACTATCAACTACATATCCTCCCGATGAAAGGTGCTAACGAAGAGGAACTTATGACCCAGCAAATAGCAGAAGAGGGTTTACAACTCATCGCCATTCCAGAGCTACACAGAAAGTCGGTGAACTGGATGTTTGGCAAAAACCTAAAGTCTAGCATAGCCGACCATGTGCTAGCCCCTTTACTCATTTACTAAATTCAACTGAACAAACTATAAAATGCAAATAATAGAATTCATTTCACAACCATGGCCATGGTATGTATCGGGTTTTGCCATTGCGCTTACCATGTTTTTATTAGTTTACGAAGGAAAAAACTTTGGCATGTCATCCAACTTGCGCACCATGTGTACCATTGGCGGAGCTGGTAAATTTGCCGATTTCTTCCGCTTCGACTGGAAATCCCAGCGCTGGAACTTGCTCGTAGTAATTGGCTCTGTAATCGGTGGGTTCATCGCTTCGCAATTCCTTACCCCCGAGCAGAGCCTCGAACTAAATACACAAACAGTGGAAGCACTTCAGGAATTAGGTTTTTCTGAGCCAAAAAACAGCTATGTGCCCCAAGAAATTTTTGCTATGGAAAACCTCATGAGCTTCAAGGGTATTTCCATCCTAGTCATTGCCGGTTTTTTGGTAGGGTTTGGTGCTCGCTATGCAGGAGGCTGTACATCGGGACATGCCATCAGTGGACTGAGCAACTTGCAGCTCCCCTCACTCGTTGCCGTTGTCGGCTTTTTCATAGGCGGTCTCATCATGACCCATTTCCTTCTTCCAGTTATTTTCTAAATACAAAATCGATTTAAACACATGAAATATATAAGGTTTTTAGCAATAGGCATGTTGTTTGGTATTGTCATGTTCAAATCACAAGCTGTTTCTTGGTACAGGATTTTCGAAATGTTCAGATTCGAATCTTTCCATATGTACGGCATTATTGGAACTGCGGTAGGCTTAGGGCTACTCATCGTGCAGGGTATCAAACGCTTCCAACTTAAAAGCAGAAAAGGTGAACAGATCCTTTTCGCACCCAAAAACAAAAGTATTCCCCGCTACTTAATAGGTGGAATTATTTTTGGGCTCGGTTGGGCACTTGCTGGCGCTTGCCCTGGCCCTATGTACGTCTTGGTAGGCAACGGTACATTTTCAATTCTAGTCGTGTTGGCCGCAGCACTGCTCGGCACCTTCACTTATGGCGTGTTCAGAGGAAAACTTCCACACTAGCCTTTATCTGTACCACAAAAAATAAAATACTAACAGTGTAATCTCCTCCTAATCTGTTAACTTGTAAGAAAGGTTTGGAGAAGGTTTATCACAAAACCAACAACCAAAACAATAATCACAATGAAACGATACTTACCTTTTCTCGATTGGATAAAAGGCTACGGAAAACATCAGTTAGCTGGGGATATCCCAGCGGGCCTCACCGTCGGGATTATGCTCATTCCACAGGGAATGGCCTATGCCATGATCGCTGGGCTTCCTCCTGTATATGGGCTATACGCATCGCTAATTCCCCAAATCATCTATGCTTTTTTAGGAACTTCCCGCCAGTTGGCAGTAGGGCCTGTGGCCATGGATTCTTTACTAGTGGCAGCCGGGCTAACCGTAATAGCACAAGCAGGAACGGAATACTATATTTTACTTGCTATTACCCTCGCTTTTCTGATGGGTACTATGCAGTTTTTAATGGGTGTTTTCCGCTTAGGTTTTTTAGTCAATTTCCTTTCAAAACCTGTAATTAGCGGTTTTACCTCCGCTGCAGCGCTCATTATCGGGCTCAATCAGTTGAAATATTTGATAGGCGTAGATATTTCAAGAAGCAACCAAATCCATTTGCTCATAGCCGATGCATTTACAAAACTTGGCAACATCCATTGGCTCACTTTTGTTATCGGCATTGCCGGCATTGCCATCATCAAACTCGCAAAAAAATATGTCCCGAAACTGCCCGCGGCCTTGCTTGTGGTAGTATTGGGTATTTTGGCAGTAACCTTTCTCGACCTTACCGAACAGGGAATTAAAATAGTGGGCGATATCCCACAGGGTTTTCCTATTTTCAGCATGCCTATTTTACCTGCCGAGCACCTCAACGATTTGTTGCCGATTGCGCTTACGCTTTCCCTAATTGCCTTTATGGAAGCCATTTCGGTAGCCAAGGCCATTGAACAAAAACACGACGACTACAAGGTAGACGCTAACCAAGAACTGATCGCCATAGGAGCATCAAATATCGTAGGATCATTTTTCCAATCGTACCCAACTACGGGAGGATTTTCTAGAACAGCGGTGAACGATCAAGCCGGTGCAAGAACAAGTGTAGCAGCCATTATCAGTGCGATAGTGGTCGGTCTAACGCTCTTGTTCCTCACTCCGTTGTTTTACAATTTGCCCAAAGCCGTTTTGGCTTCTATCATCATGGTAGCCGTATTTGGGCTAATAGATTTCAAGTACCCAATTAGGCTTTGGAAAAATAGAAAAGAAGAGTTTTTCTTACTGATTTTCACCTTTGTGATCACCCTTACGGTGGGAATAAAAGAGGGAATAATCTCGGGCGTATTGCTCTCGTTGTTGATGCTGGTATACCGGACTACCAAGCCACATTTGGCTATTTTGGGACATATTCCAAACACTACTCTGTACAAAAATATCAAGCGTTTCCCACAAGCATACGAACGGGAAGATGTGCTCATTTTGAGATTTGATGCCCAGCTTTATTTTGCCAATGCCCAGTTTTTCAAAGAAAGCGTGGAAGAGCAAGTGAAGCTCCGTGGCGATGAACTAAAACTACTTGTAATCAGTGCCGAGGCCATTAATTACCTCGATTCTTCGGCAACGCATATGCTGGTGCAGCTCATAGCTGATATCAAGAAACAAGGGATTGAGATTTACCTTACCTCTGCCATAGGCCCGGTGCGGGACATCCTGAAAAAAGGCGGGCTAACAGACCTGATTTCAGCACAAAACATGTTCAACACCATCGATGAAGCCCTTTCCAATTATGCTCATCTGGAAAAAAAGGAGAACGACGAACTCTTAAAATCGATTGCTACCCAGAGTAATATATGATCAATTCGCTTATGTAACAAATGTAGCTGACAGGATGACAAGCAACCTTTACCTTTGTTGCATAATTTAAAATAGAACAACAAAACCAACAAGTACAAAATATTTATAAGATGAAAGTAGAACAGTTATATACCGGTTGTTTAGCGCAAGGCGCTTATTACATTGAAAGCAATGGTGAGGCAGCAGTTATCGACCCTTTACGAGAAGTGCAAGGATATGTGGATATGGCGGAGAAAAGAAATGCGAAAGTCAAATACATTTTTGAGACCCACTTTCACGCTGACTTTGTAAGCGGTCATGTAACTTTATCAGAAAAAACTGGCGCCCCTATCATTTACGGACCAACGGCTAAGCCCGATTTCGAAAGCATTGTCGCTGAAGATAACCAAGAATTCAAACTTGGAGATGTAACTATAAAAGTGCTGCACACGCCTGGGCATACCATGGAAAGCACCACGTATTTGCTGTTGGATGAAGAAGGAAAAGAGCATGCTATTTTCAGCGGCGACACCTTATTTTTAGGTGATGTGGGAAGACCTGACCTTGCCCAAAAAGCAGCCAGCATGACCCAAGAAGAGCTAGCGGCTACGCTTTTCGATAGCTTGAGAAACAAAATAATGACCTTGCCTGACGAAACAATAGTTTACCCAGGACACGGTGCAGGTTCGGCTTGTGGCAAAAACATGAGCAAGGAAACAGTTGGAACAATTGGCGAGCAAAAAGAGACCAACTACGCTCTTCGTGCGGATATGACCAAAGAGGAGTTTGTGAAAGAAGTAACCGATGGATTGTTGCCTCCTCCTGCTTATTTCCCGCTCAACGTCATGCTCAACAAACAAGGCTACAAAGACGTGGCAGATGTGATAGAAAAAGGCCAAACAGGCATGAGCCCCGATGCTTTTGAAGCTGCGGCAAACGAAACTGGTGCTGTGGTGCTAGATGTCCGCCATCAGAGCGATTTTGCCAAAGGGCATGTTCCAAGGTCTATTTTTATAGGAATTGATGGAGGGTTTGCCCCTTGGGTAGGCGCGCTTATCCAAGACGTGAAGCAACCAATTTTGCTGATCGCCCCAGAAGGGAGGGTAGAAGAAACCATTATCCGACTTTCGAGGGTAGGTTTTGACAACATCATCGGCTACCTCAAAGGAGGCTTTGAAGCTTGGGAAAAAGCAGGTAAAGAATCCGATTCGGTAGAAACCATTTCAGCAGAAGATTTTGCCAAACTTCGTAACGAAGAAAATATTCATGTGTATGATGTAAGGAAAGAAAGCGAATACCTTTCGGAACATGTGATAGATGCGGCCAATACGCCACTCGATTTCCTCAACGACCACTTGGCTGAATTCAAATCGGAAGGCACAAATTATGTTCACTGTGCAGGAGGTTATCGTTCTATGATCGCCAACTCCATCCTCAAATCGAGAGGAATCCACAACTTGGTAGATGTACTTGGAGGATTCGGGGCAATCAAAAAAACAGAAGCCCCTGTTTCAGCTTATGTATGCCCATCTACGCTCTAGGTAGGGGCAAGTTAAACTTTTCCAAAAGGGGATTGCGGCTATAGCTGCAATCCCCTTTTTTTTGAAACTGCCTAGCAGTTCCTGTTGATCGCAAGTAGCCTATTTTTTAATGTTTTTGTTGGTAGACTTGATCATTGGAATGGTGATATGAACGTTGTGAGGAGGGGAGTCGATGTTTAACGAGAGGGGTTTATTACGAAAAATAGATTCATATGGACATTAAAAACTTTCTAAAAGGAAAATACCAAGCTATAACTATTGTTTTGGACTTAGGCTATGATTCAGCCTGTCAAAAGCTTGCTCATCGCAATAATAGTAATCATGTTTATAAAATAGGTGATGATAAATTCTATTTCCAAAATGGGTTTCAGATAAAGCTGACTTACAATTCGTTAGATGTCAAGGGATTAAAAATCATCCCAACACCTTCTTATCTACTGACTCCAATTTTTGAAGGTAGTATAAATAATGAAAATGGCGCCTTGAAGTTAAACGGTCATAATAGAATAACAAAAAAAGCGTATTTTTTCAATGTTATTACATTTTTACCAGCATTAATATTCTCTATTCAAAACCTTCTTTCTTCTAGTTACTATTTAGGTACTGAAGAATTGATTTTTAGCGGGGTAATGTTAATAGTATTTACATCTTATGTCATAAAAACCATAATTACCTCTCATTATTTAAAGAAAATAATAAAAAATGAATTAAAAATAATAATTGATACTCTTTGAAGTCATAAACCTCCACCTGGCCTGAGCCTCCGCTCGGGTCTTGATGGCATTGGTTATATGGCAAACCCGTCGTGGTCGTTTGGGACGCCCACGACGATGGATGTAGGCAAAGCGTCGGGGGCGTAAAAAAAACGACCCCGACGGGTAAGGCTTTTGCCGAGCGATGGGGTCGCTTTGAGCACCCCCATCGTTTTTTTTTGCGCCCGAACTAACGCCGTTACTTGCTTGCTAAAGGAGAGATGTTGGAGGGAAGAGAGGTTTTTGGGTTAGAGACGCCCTACTAGGGCATCTCTACGGGATGGTGGTGGGGATATGTATTTGCCATTCCCAACCTTTTTTATTCCCAAATCTGACAAACACCCATGCTATTTTATGAATAATAGGCCTGTTTTCTGGTAACGTTGGCAGAAAGAAAAAGTCTTATGTATCTTTGAAGCAACTATTATCAAAGCCTTTTACAAAAAAGGCATTTTTATAATTTACAACATTAACGAAGATGCAAAAACAAAAATTAATCACACTGCTTATAGCAGTGTTAGTGGCTGGGTGCACATCTACCACAAGCCATAGCCCAGGCAATGCCCCAAAGGCAGACCCCGAAATTGAAGAGTTGATTTCCAAAATGACAGTGGAGGAAAAAGTGGGACAGATGGCACAAATCACTGTCGATGTAATCACCAAAGGACCAAACGAATTTAGTAGTGATGAGCCAATGACGTTGGATCCTGCCTTGGTTAAAAAAGCCTTGGTCGACTACAAAGTTGGTTCTATTCTCAATACCGCCAACAACCGGGCACGTACTCCCGAAAAATGGTTCGAGATCATTTCCGAACTGCAGCGAGTAGCCATGGAAGAAACCAATTTAGGTATTCCGATCATTTACGGTGTAGATGCTATCCATGGAGTTACGTACACCGCTGGGGCAACTTTTTTCCCACAGCAAATTGCGCAAGCAGCCACTTGGAATCCTGAAATAGCCAGAAAAGGTGCTGAAATCTGTGCTTACGAAACAAGGGCTTCTTCCATTCCTTGGAACTTTTCACCTGTACTAGACATTGGTCGCGACCCACGCTTCCCAAGGCTATGGGAGACCTTTGGCGAAGACATGCTACTAGCCAAAACAATGGGTGCGCAAATGATAAAAGGTTACGAAGGAGATGAAAATGATATTGGCAATCCTGAAAAAGTGGCTGCTTGCCTTAAGCACTTTTTAGGATATTCTGTACCGCACTCGGGCAAAGACCGTACTCCTTCTTACATCCCAGAAATAGAACTGAGGGAAAGGCATTTGCCTACTTTCAGAGCTGCTGTAGAAGCTGGTTGCCATACACTTATGGTGAACTCTGGGCTTATCAACGGCACTCCTGTACACGCTAATTATGATCTTCTCAATACATTACTGAGAAAAGAGTTGGGTTTTGAAGGTGTGATAGTTACTGACTGGGCCGACATCGAAAACCTTCACAAAAGGGATAAAGTTGCCGCTACGCAAAAAGAAGCCGTGAAAATAGCGATCAATGCTGGCATAGATATGTCGATGATCCCTTATAACTTCAAGTTTTGCGATTACCTAGTGGAACTGGTGAACGAAGGCGAAGTGCCTATGAGCAGAATTGACGATGCCGTTCGGCGTATTCTTGTACTAAAAAAGAAATTGAACCTTTGGGAAAAGCCCGTGACCAACTACAAAGACTATCCTAAATTTGGTAGCGAAGAGTTTGAAAATGCTGCCAGACAAGCAGCCAACGAGGCTATTACCCTATTGAAAAACGAAGACGAAACCTTGCCTCTGAAAAAAGGGAAAAAAATACTCGTAGCGGGCCCTAACTCCAACTCCATGCGCACGCTCAACGGTGGCTGGACGTACTCTTGGCAGGGAGAAAAAGTCCCTGAATTTGCCGAGGGTTACAAAACAATTTTGGAAGCCATACAGGAAAAAGCTGGCAAAGAAAATGTAACCTATGTGGAAGGCGTTTCTTACGACCACGAGGGCAAATACTGGGAAGAGAAGGATATAGACATAGATGCTGCTGTAAAAGCTGCTGCTAATGTTGACTACATCGTCCTTTGCCTAGGTGAAAATAGTTATACCGAAAAGCCTGGTGATTTGCACGATCTTACTATTTCTCAAAACCAAATAGATTTGGCAATTGCCCTAGCCAAAACTCGAAAGGATATTATAGTGGTACTAAACGAAGGTCGCCCACGTATCATTCGTGAAATAGAACCACACTTGGAAGGGCTTTTACATAGCTACTTGCCAGGTAACTTTGGCGGTGAGGCTATAGCCAGCGTACTTTTTGGCGATGTAAACCCAAGTGGAAAACTTCCTTATACCTACCCAATGTATAGCAATACACTTGTCACTTACGACCACAAACCTTCGGAAGAACAAGCGAAAATGGATGGTATGTACGATTATGAATCTGATTTTGCCATCCAATATCCATTTGGCTTCGGTTTGAGCTACACGACTTTCGAGTATAGTGACCTCAAAATCAACAAAGAAACGTTCACAGCAAGCGAGGAAATAGAACTCAGCGTCACCGTGAAAAACACAGGCAAAGTGGATGGCAAAGAAGTAGTCCAATTATACGTATCTGACATGTACGCTTCTATTACTCCAGACATGAAACGCTTGAGGGGCTTTGAAAAAATCGATTTGAAAGCTGGCGAATCTAAAACCGTAACATTCAAGATTACCGCTGAAGACCTTGCTTTTGTAGCAGCAGACCTCAGCTCTACGGTGGAAAAAGGTGAGTTCGAAGCCGCTATTGGAGAATTAAAACAAAAATTCAGCGTAAGCGAAACCAAAAAATTCAATACGATAAAAAGCGTTTTGTAACGCCAACCCCAATTTGGTTTGAACTACACCGCCTCGCCTCTTCGGAAGCGAGGCGGTGTTTTTTTAGCTATCCTCAGCAAACTTCTCCCTTGGGTAGTCGCTGGGCAATACACCAAACTGCCTTTTGAAGCATTTGGTAAAGTAAGAAGGGGTATTGAATCCTGTTTGAAAAATAATTTCTTTTACAGAAAGGTCTGTTTTTTCCAAAAGCTGAGCAGCCCTTTTCAGGCGAACCGTTCTTATAAACTCGCTGGAAGACAAGTCGGTAAGTGCTTTTACCTTCAAATAAAAATGGCTTCGGCTCACCCCCATTTCATAAATAAGCGTTTCCACATTGAACTCCGAATCCGCCATATGTTTCTCCACCAAATCAACAGCTTTTTGTAGAAATACCTCATCATCTTTGGTAGCCGTTACTTCAGCTGGTTTCATTATTATTTCCTTTCTAAACCTCCGCTTCAGCTCCGCCCTCATGCTTAGCAAATTACTGATTTGCAGCCCTAATGCTTCAATATTAAAAGGCTTCATCACATAAGCATCAGCCTTCGTTTTATAGCCTTCTATTTTAGATTCCTCATCGGTCTTGGCCGTAAGCAGTATGATAGGGATATGGCTGGTTTTATCATTATGTTTTAATTGGTGGCAAAGCTCAAACCCATCTACCTTTGGCATCATAATATCACTTATGATTATATCTGGATGATGTTTAATAGTTTTTTGGATTCCATCTTCCCCATCCACAGCTTCTAGTATGGAATAACCTTCTCCTAAACTTTCTTTTATGAAACCTCTGATCTCTGGGTTATCATCCACTATCAGTAACTGGGGCTGTCCATTAGTCTCTGACTTTTCATTCCCTTCCCTTTCTTTCAGGTGAATATCAGCTTCTATCAGCGCGGAAATCGCCAACGTACTTACCTCTCCAAATGGAAGGCGTTCTATTCGCTTATTTTGCAAAGCTATTTTTTCATGATCCTCTTCCTTACTTATCGAAAAGGAAACTTTGAAACTCGTCCCTTTTCCCTTTTCGCTTTCCACCGCGATATTTCCTCCCATCAGCTCAACCAAACTTTTGGTGTATGCCATCCCTATGCCCGACCCTTCATTTTTCACACGTTCTTTGTGACCTGCTTGGTAAAATCGCTCAAAAATATAAGGAAGTTTTGATGGGGAAATCCCAACACCATTATCGCATATTTCAATCAAAACAGCACTTTTTGATCTATCATTTACATCGTCATCCAGAAACACGTTTACTGTTACCTCACCCTCTTCTGGAGTAAACTTAAATGCGTTTGATAATAAGTTATAAACAATTTTTTCAAGTTTATCGCTGTCAAACCAAGCCCAAAGAAGACCATTCCGAATATTTACATAGTAGTTGATATGTTTCTTATCTGCCAACAGCTCGAAAGGCTCCGATATTTCTCTCATAAAATTCACAAACTCGCCTAGCTCTTCTCGCAACTCCATCTTACCCTGCTCTATTTTTTGGAAATCGATCAACTGATTTACCAACCTCAACAAAAACCAAGCATTGCGCTGCATGAGTCGATAATGCCTCTTTTTCTCCTTCACCCCTCCATCTTCCTCAGATTTCAACAGCTTTTCCAAAGGACCTAAAATGAGCGTAAGCGGCGTTCTAAATTCATGAGAAATATTGGTAAAAAAACTCAATTTCATTTGATGCAAGTCATCCTCTTTTTCTTTGTTAAGATGTTCTAAAACCAAATCGTGTTTTTCTCTTACCCCAATCAACGTATAGCGTCTAAATATCCATAAGAGGAATATGACCAACATTACATAAAACCCATAAGCCCAATAAGTCCCCCAAATAGGAGGGTTCACGGTAATAGCCAACGATGTTGGTACTTCTGCCCAAACCCCATCGTTGTTGCTTGCTCTCACATAAAATCTATAATTGCCAGAGGGAATATTTGTATACGTTGCAAAGCGCCTTTTCGCAGTTGTTTTATTCCACGTTTCATCAAATCCCTCCAGCTTATATTCATATTGGTTTTGGAAAGGAGCAGCATAGTGCAGGGCGGCAAACTCAAAAGAAAAACTGTTGCTGTTATAATTTACCGAAAGCTGTTTTTCAAAAGAGATACTTTGTTTTAGGATGACTTTATCAGCTACTTTTTGCCCCACGCCTACTGGAATATTATGAATCAAAAAGTTGGTAATGACCACCTGAGGCTCGTAGGTATTATCGATTATATCGTTGGGATAAAACACATTAAACCCATTTACTCCACCAAAAAGCATCTCTCCATTCGCTCTTTTTAAGGCAGCCAACTCCCCAAACTCATCACTTTGGAGCCCATCGGTTTTGTCGTAATTTTTAAATGTTTCATTAATTGGGTCAAATTTAGAAAGCCCTTTATTCGTACCGAGCCACAAGTTGCCCTCATCGTCTTCCAAAATACTTTTGATCACATTGTTGGACAGGCCGTCTTCTTCTGAATAATGGATAAAATCACTTCCTTTTTTCTGGGGTAGTTTATTAAGTCCACCACCAAACGTACCTACCCATAAATCACCCACTTTGCTTTCATAAAGCGCCAACACATAATTATGACTGAGGGAAGCCGAATCTTCAGCATTATGGAGATAAGTTTTAAACCTTGGGTGTGCCCGGTATTTATCTTCTCTTAATATCTTATTTAGTCCATTTCCAGTACCTATCCATAAGTCACCTTCCGAATCCTCAATAATATTTCTTACTATGTTGTTTGACATAGTATTCAAATAAACAGGTTCGTTTTTAAGGTTGATTTTCCTGTCATAGGGAGAGGCATCTTTTTTATCTAATCGAATCCGGTAAAGCCCCTTATTATACGTCCCTGCCCACAAAAAACCAGAAGTATCTTGATAAACAGCAAGTACAGCACCATCAACTATGATATCTCTATACAAGGAAGCTCCTTCATTTTTAAGCTCATCTTGTACAAGATAGCTCAAGCCCATAGAATCTTGCGACCCTAACCAAAGGTTTTTTTTACCTTCGTACACGCCTCCATCCAACGTAAATACACTTCTAGGCTCATCTAATTGGATGAAGTTGTTATTATATTGATCCACTTCGGTTGGAGGAGCATAGGAAACCCCACCCCCTTCCGTTCCTATCCATAGCCCGCCTTTGTCATCTTCATAAAACGACCGGATTTTATTGTTACTCAAACTTCCTTTCTCCGTACCCTGCCTCACATGTCGAAACCGCTTTTTTCCTGGGTCGAACACATTCACCCCTCCACCATTTGTTCCTACCCAAATCAACCCCGTCCTATCTTTATACAATGATTCGAGCATATTCTTGCTCAAACTTTGAGTATCCATCAAATCGTTTTGAAACTTCTTGGCTATGTATGGAATACCTGCAGAATCGTCCTTTATGAGCAATAAACCATCTGTAGAAGCAGCCCAAATTTGGTTGTAATCATCAATTACAAATCCTATAACCGTATTGTCATAAATTTTGATGGGAGCTTCTTTCTTACCTTGCCTGAGTAAAAAACAACCTTTGTTTACACCTATATACAAATTGCCTTTTTTATCTTCGATAATGCCTCTTACTCCAGTGCCTAACTCTTCAATATTCAACTTTTCGAGCATGGTCATGCCGGGATCTAGGAAGGTATATATGCCATCTGCACCTCCTACCCAAATAAGTCCTTCGCTATCTTCAAAAACACAATTGACTCCCCTGTTATCACTGAGCTTTCCTGCGGGAGTAATTCTTTCTATTGTATAAGCACCTTCTCCTTCACCTCCATCATATTTTTTTCGAATCTTGTTCAACCCTTGATCTGTTCCAACCCAAATATTCCCCTTGCTATCGCCAAAAACACAAGCCACATAATCCCCTGACAAACTCCTGTTATCCTCTTCCCTATTTCTAAAGTTGGTAAATTTTTCTGTTCTAGCGTTGTACATGCTAACCCCACTTCCCGTAGTCCCTATCCAGATATTCCCTGAAGTATCTCCTGAAATGGCAAAAATCAAATTACTGCCTATGCTCTCGTTTTTTTGAGGTTTAAAAACTGAAAAATCATAGCCATCATACTTGTTGAGCCCATCGTGTGTACCAAACCACATAAACCCTTTTTCGTCCTGAAAAATAGCATTTACATCATTCTGAGAAAGCCCATCTTCAATGTCAAGATGCTTGAATGCTACCTGATTATTTTGGGCAAACAATCTTACGGAAGTCAACAAAAAAATGAACAATATGTATTTGGTAATTCTCATCAAGTGTTTGTAAGTGAAGGTTAGGCTTGATGAAATTTAATTAATTATAAGATCAAGAGCCAAGTTTGGCATAATGACAGGCAGCTAAAAGAGAAAAATAGCGCTGAAAACAATGAGAAACTAAGCAAAAAATGGGGTTAAAACGGTTGAGCAAAAAAATGCCCATTCTCCCAAGGGAAAATGGGCAAATCAAAGGATTCTTCGACTTTGCTTAATGGATATGCGAAGCCAGTTATTGAACCGAATTTTGGTCAATAGCGATAACTCGAAGAGCACCTTGGTTCACCCCCACAAGGTAGGCGGGCTTTTGGTCCGAACCAAGCTTTATTTTTCTTAGGGATTTCACA
It encodes:
- a CDS encoding YeeE/YedE thiosulfate transporter family protein; protein product: MQIIEFISQPWPWYVSGFAIALTMFLLVYEGKNFGMSSNLRTMCTIGGAGKFADFFRFDWKSQRWNLLVVIGSVIGGFIASQFLTPEQSLELNTQTVEALQELGFSEPKNSYVPQEIFAMENLMSFKGISILVIAGFLVGFGARYAGGCTSGHAISGLSNLQLPSLVAVVGFFIGGLIMTHFLLPVIF
- a CDS encoding DUF6691 family protein, translating into MKYIRFLAIGMLFGIVMFKSQAVSWYRIFEMFRFESFHMYGIIGTAVGLGLLIVQGIKRFQLKSRKGEQILFAPKNKSIPRYLIGGIIFGLGWALAGACPGPMYVLVGNGTFSILVVLAAALLGTFTYGVFRGKLPH
- a CDS encoding solute carrier family 26 protein, translated to MKRYLPFLDWIKGYGKHQLAGDIPAGLTVGIMLIPQGMAYAMIAGLPPVYGLYASLIPQIIYAFLGTSRQLAVGPVAMDSLLVAAGLTVIAQAGTEYYILLAITLAFLMGTMQFLMGVFRLGFLVNFLSKPVISGFTSAAALIIGLNQLKYLIGVDISRSNQIHLLIADAFTKLGNIHWLTFVIGIAGIAIIKLAKKYVPKLPAALLVVVLGILAVTFLDLTEQGIKIVGDIPQGFPIFSMPILPAEHLNDLLPIALTLSLIAFMEAISVAKAIEQKHDDYKVDANQELIAIGASNIVGSFFQSYPTTGGFSRTAVNDQAGARTSVAAIISAIVVGLTLLFLTPLFYNLPKAVLASIIMVAVFGLIDFKYPIRLWKNRKEEFFLLIFTFVITLTVGIKEGIISGVLLSLLMLVYRTTKPHLAILGHIPNTTLYKNIKRFPQAYEREDVLILRFDAQLYFANAQFFKESVEEQVKLRGDELKLLVISAEAINYLDSSATHMLVQLIADIKKQGIEIYLTSAIGPVRDILKKGGLTDLISAQNMFNTIDEALSNYAHLEKKENDELLKSIATQSNI
- a CDS encoding rhodanese-like domain-containing protein encodes the protein MKVEQLYTGCLAQGAYYIESNGEAAVIDPLREVQGYVDMAEKRNAKVKYIFETHFHADFVSGHVTLSEKTGAPIIYGPTAKPDFESIVAEDNQEFKLGDVTIKVLHTPGHTMESTTYLLLDEEGKEHAIFSGDTLFLGDVGRPDLAQKAASMTQEELAATLFDSLRNKIMTLPDETIVYPGHGAGSACGKNMSKETVGTIGEQKETNYALRADMTKEEFVKEVTDGLLPPPAYFPLNVMLNKQGYKDVADVIEKGQTGMSPDAFEAAANETGAVVLDVRHQSDFAKGHVPRSIFIGIDGGFAPWVGALIQDVKQPILLIAPEGRVEETIIRLSRVGFDNIIGYLKGGFEAWEKAGKESDSVETISAEDFAKLRNEENIHVYDVRKESEYLSEHVIDAANTPLDFLNDHLAEFKSEGTNYVHCAGGYRSMIANSILKSRGIHNLVDVLGGFGAIKKTEAPVSAYVCPSTL
- a CDS encoding glycoside hydrolase family 3 N-terminal domain-containing protein, whose amino-acid sequence is MQKQKLITLLIAVLVAGCTSTTSHSPGNAPKADPEIEELISKMTVEEKVGQMAQITVDVITKGPNEFSSDEPMTLDPALVKKALVDYKVGSILNTANNRARTPEKWFEIISELQRVAMEETNLGIPIIYGVDAIHGVTYTAGATFFPQQIAQAATWNPEIARKGAEICAYETRASSIPWNFSPVLDIGRDPRFPRLWETFGEDMLLAKTMGAQMIKGYEGDENDIGNPEKVAACLKHFLGYSVPHSGKDRTPSYIPEIELRERHLPTFRAAVEAGCHTLMVNSGLINGTPVHANYDLLNTLLRKELGFEGVIVTDWADIENLHKRDKVAATQKEAVKIAINAGIDMSMIPYNFKFCDYLVELVNEGEVPMSRIDDAVRRILVLKKKLNLWEKPVTNYKDYPKFGSEEFENAARQAANEAITLLKNEDETLPLKKGKKILVAGPNSNSMRTLNGGWTYSWQGEKVPEFAEGYKTILEAIQEKAGKENVTYVEGVSYDHEGKYWEEKDIDIDAAVKAAANVDYIVLCLGENSYTEKPGDLHDLTISQNQIDLAIALAKTRKDIIVVLNEGRPRIIREIEPHLEGLLHSYLPGNFGGEAIASVLFGDVNPSGKLPYTYPMYSNTLVTYDHKPSEEQAKMDGMYDYESDFAIQYPFGFGLSYTTFEYSDLKINKETFTASEEIELSVTVKNTGKVDGKEVVQLYVSDMYASITPDMKRLRGFEKIDLKAGESKTVTFKITAEDLAFVAADLSSTVEKGEFEAAIGELKQKFSVSETKKFNTIKSVL